A genomic region of Porticoccaceae bacterium LTM1 contains the following coding sequences:
- a CDS encoding benzoate-CoA ligase family protein: protein MSVSFPDQFSLADYFLYDRLNEGLADKKAVLFGQRHYSYQQVADKSRALGSYLQSIGVRREERVYIVLPDMPPFVWSIFGTWSAGAVLAMGNPSSPADDIDYVIGYTGATVLITLPSVAESLAPQLLANKDLRAVLLAPDVATGEDSEQPVTVPANLQNAEFDVLPLSEAIAKGAELDLPRPQLHRDDMACWLFTSGSTGRPKAAMHTQRDFAFNTEVYAKGTVGYQQDDITVSVPRLFFGYATGTNLFFPFAVGATTGLFSEPPRPDSLANAIEMYKPTIVTNVPTMLGKLLVEKPDLDLSSVRFQLSAGEALPPTLLEKFNEHFGTDNIYDGIGSAEMFHIYCSNRPGDIKPGSLGKVVDGYELKVLPTDAEGPGAEEVAPGDTGVLWVKGESVALGYYRDREKSWKTFHGHWCRTGDLFSKDEEGYLWFSGRADDLMKVNGRWMAPQEVEDCLLKHPAVAACAVIPKDVDGLTKPKAIVVLMDAYKGKEGDELTKVLQEHVLNSIAKHKYPRLIEYVAELPKNDRGKVDRKALKEREM, encoded by the coding sequence ATGAGCGTATCTTTTCCGGACCAGTTCAGTCTGGCGGACTATTTTCTGTACGACCGACTTAATGAAGGGCTCGCGGACAAAAAAGCAGTATTGTTTGGCCAGCGTCACTACAGCTATCAGCAGGTAGCTGACAAATCCCGGGCGTTGGGCAGTTACCTCCAGAGCATTGGTGTTCGCCGCGAAGAGCGCGTCTATATTGTGCTGCCGGATATGCCTCCATTCGTCTGGTCGATTTTCGGGACCTGGAGTGCGGGCGCGGTGCTGGCGATGGGGAACCCCTCTTCGCCTGCAGATGATATCGACTACGTTATCGGCTATACCGGTGCGACGGTGTTAATTACCCTGCCCTCAGTCGCCGAGTCGCTGGCCCCGCAATTGCTCGCTAATAAAGATTTGAGGGCGGTGCTGCTGGCACCGGATGTAGCCACCGGAGAGGATTCCGAACAACCCGTCACCGTTCCCGCAAATTTGCAGAACGCCGAATTTGATGTGCTGCCACTATCCGAGGCAATCGCCAAAGGTGCAGAGCTGGATCTGCCACGCCCGCAACTGCATCGCGATGACATGGCCTGCTGGCTATTTACCTCCGGCTCCACCGGTCGCCCCAAAGCCGCCATGCATACCCAGCGCGATTTTGCCTTTAACACCGAGGTGTACGCCAAGGGCACTGTGGGTTATCAACAGGATGACATTACCGTCAGTGTGCCGCGGCTGTTTTTCGGCTACGCCACTGGCACCAACCTGTTCTTCCCGTTTGCCGTAGGTGCGACTACAGGGCTGTTTTCCGAACCGCCGCGTCCGGATTCACTGGCCAATGCCATTGAGATGTACAAGCCGACGATTGTTACCAATGTACCAACCATGCTGGGTAAATTACTGGTCGAAAAGCCGGATCTGGATCTTTCCAGCGTGCGCTTCCAGCTATCCGCTGGCGAGGCGCTGCCACCGACGCTGCTGGAAAAATTCAACGAGCATTTTGGCACCGACAATATTTACGACGGCATTGGTTCGGCGGAAATGTTTCATATCTACTGCAGCAATCGCCCCGGCGACATTAAACCCGGTTCGCTGGGTAAAGTGGTTGATGGCTACGAACTCAAAGTTCTGCCCACCGACGCCGAAGGGCCGGGCGCAGAAGAGGTCGCTCCCGGCGACACAGGTGTTCTGTGGGTAAAAGGTGAAAGCGTTGCGCTTGGCTACTATCGCGACCGCGAAAAAAGCTGGAAAACGTTCCACGGCCATTGGTGTCGCACCGGTGACCTGTTCAGCAAAGATGAAGAGGGATACCTGTGGTTCAGTGGTCGCGCCGACGACCTGATGAAAGTAAATGGCCGCTGGATGGCACCACAGGAAGTTGAAGATTGCCTGCTCAAGCATCCGGCCGTTGCAGCCTGTGCCGTGATTCCCAAAGATGTCGACGGCCTGACCAAACCAAAAGCGATCGTTGTACTGATGGATGCCTATAAAGGTAAGGAAGGCGACGAGCTGACCAAGGTACTGCAGGAGCATGTGCTGAACAGCATCGCCAAACACAAATATCCACGCCTGATAGAATATG